From the Methylocystis sp. IM3 genome, one window contains:
- a CDS encoding PDR/VanB family oxidoreductase has product MNDTLHEVIVAKKTNEAHNMVSFELVDPAGAELPAFSAGAHVDVTVPGGLVRQYSLCNSATEHHRYVIGVWNDANSRGGSKALHAQVEVGDTLHVGLPRNRFRVPRGTKRAILMARGIGVTPILSIADHLKRQDIPFTLHYVYAMMSPGSFREVIAASSFAENVEYYYESSELNKLLNPAAILADQPEETQLFICGVDWWQDPIINIAEQKGWAKERIHVECFTTKVPPAALDKVFEVKIASTGAVYKVPGDKTVTAFLEEQGVKVPTSCEQGMCGTCKIKVIKGEADHRDKRLSDQEKAEGYFLACVSRAKSDMLVLDL; this is encoded by the coding sequence ATGAACGACACCCTTCACGAGGTCATTGTCGCCAAGAAAACCAACGAGGCCCACAATATGGTCTCGTTCGAATTAGTCGATCCGGCCGGCGCGGAACTGCCCGCCTTCTCGGCCGGCGCGCATGTCGACGTGACTGTTCCCGGCGGTCTGGTCCGGCAATATTCTTTGTGCAACAGCGCGACAGAACACCATCGCTACGTCATCGGCGTGTGGAACGACGCCAACAGCCGCGGGGGCTCCAAGGCGCTACATGCGCAAGTTGAAGTGGGGGATACGTTGCATGTCGGCTTGCCGAGAAATCGCTTTCGCGTGCCGCGGGGAACGAAGCGCGCGATCTTGATGGCGCGAGGCATCGGCGTGACGCCCATCCTGAGCATCGCCGATCACCTCAAACGTCAAGACATTCCTTTCACGTTGCACTATGTGTATGCGATGATGTCGCCGGGCTCGTTCCGCGAAGTGATCGCCGCATCCAGTTTCGCGGAGAACGTGGAATATTACTACGAGTCCAGCGAGTTGAACAAATTACTCAACCCAGCGGCGATTTTGGCGGATCAGCCGGAGGAGACGCAGCTCTTCATCTGTGGCGTAGATTGGTGGCAGGATCCGATCATCAACATTGCCGAGCAGAAGGGCTGGGCCAAGGAACGCATCCATGTCGAATGCTTCACGACGAAAGTGCCGCCGGCGGCGCTCGACAAGGTCTTCGAAGTCAAGATCGCCAGCACGGGCGCCGTTTACAAAGTCCCCGGCGACAAGACCGTCACGGCTTTCCTAGAGGAACAGGGTGTAAAGGTTCCCACTTCCTGCGAACAAGGCATGTGCGGAACATGCAAGATCAAGGTAATTAAAGGCGAAGCCGACCATCGCGACAAGCGCCTCTCCGATCAGGAGAAGGCGGAAGGTTATTTCCTGGCCTGCGTGTCGCGCGCCAAAAGCGATATGCTGGTGCTTGATTTGTAA
- a CDS encoding SagB/ThcOx family dehydrogenase, translating into MTEAEIKIRAQSSGGHPTDRDSWPSDIRGYHKRTKHAPTRYALGPAFLDLTSQPSPFRRFAGAPLIDLPLRDREATAPFPGPAPQSAPLERAALGLFLELGFGLSAWKSFEGSTWALRNNPSSGNLHPTEIYLVTNAAEGLGDTAALYHYAPEHHALERRARFEAAVALPQGGFLLGLSSVPWRESWKYGERAFRYCQLDVGHAIAAAAQAAAALGWRAHLLCEPSDAEAAALLGLDRPDAAHRREEEHPDALLWITVGADAPTRVDIGAVAQAPRQWSGAANRLSEDHDGWPLVDLAALLCRKTRTRTLEPLSHAAPKPAFPFPLPDIGRTVRRRRSAQRMDGVATLSHEAFCAMLTATLPGAEPWLAPFPWPPRLNLLLFVHRVDGLESGLYLLQRDAETTARLRERSALALLWTPIEIGPLKLFRLRRGSVERDATINACRQAIAGKGCFAVAMIADFDRTLKEDGGFGYRRLHWEAGAIGQALYLWASAIGLAGTGIGCFFDDEIHVMLGLPPDEYAFQDLYHFTVGAALEDQRMLTLPAYPEAMRERA; encoded by the coding sequence ATGACCGAAGCTGAAATCAAAATCCGTGCCCAGTCGAGCGGCGGACATCCAACCGACCGCGACTCTTGGCCTAGCGACATTCGCGGCTACCATAAGCGCACTAAACATGCGCCGACGCGCTATGCGCTGGGGCCAGCCTTTCTCGATTTGACATCGCAGCCCTCGCCCTTCCGGCGCTTCGCCGGCGCGCCCTTGATTGACCTGCCGTTGCGTGATCGTGAAGCGACGGCGCCTTTTCCCGGTCCAGCCCCACAATCTGCGCCGTTGGAGCGCGCGGCGCTGGGCCTTTTCCTCGAACTCGGCTTTGGCCTCAGCGCCTGGAAGAGCTTCGAGGGCTCGACTTGGGCGTTGCGCAACAACCCCTCCTCCGGCAATCTGCACCCGACCGAAATTTACCTCGTGACCAACGCCGCCGAGGGCCTTGGAGACACGGCGGCGCTCTATCATTACGCCCCAGAACACCATGCGCTGGAACGCCGCGCTAGGTTCGAAGCCGCCGTCGCTTTGCCCCAGGGCGGATTTCTGCTGGGATTGAGTTCAGTGCCCTGGCGCGAGAGCTGGAAATATGGCGAGCGGGCGTTTCGCTATTGTCAACTCGACGTTGGCCATGCAATCGCCGCGGCCGCGCAGGCCGCCGCGGCGCTCGGCTGGCGCGCGCATCTGCTGTGCGAGCCCTCGGACGCGGAGGCCGCGGCCTTGCTGGGCTTGGATCGGCCCGACGCAGCGCATCGCCGGGAGGAGGAACACCCCGATGCGCTGCTTTGGATCACGGTGGGCGCCGACGCGCCGACCCGCGTCGACATCGGCGCGGTGGCGCAGGCGCCACGCCAATGGAGCGGCGCCGCCAACCGCCTGAGTGAAGATCACGACGGTTGGCCTCTCGTCGATCTGGCGGCGCTGCTTTGCCGCAAGACCCGTACGCGGACTTTGGAGCCTTTGTCACACGCTGCGCCGAAACCCGCGTTCCCCTTCCCGTTGCCAGACATCGGCCGCACGGTGAGACGGCGACGCAGCGCGCAACGCATGGACGGCGTCGCGACGCTCTCGCACGAGGCCTTTTGCGCCATGCTGACGGCCACGCTGCCCGGCGCCGAACCCTGGCTCGCCCCTTTCCCCTGGCCGCCGCGCCTCAACCTCCTGCTCTTCGTGCATCGGGTCGACGGGCTGGAGTCGGGTCTCTATCTGCTGCAGCGTGACGCCGAAACCACGGCGCGGTTGCGCGAGAGATCGGCGCTGGCGCTGCTTTGGACGCCGATCGAGATTGGCCCTCTCAAGCTCTTCCGCCTGCGGCGCGGCTCCGTCGAGCGCGACGCGACGATAAACGCCTGCCGCCAGGCGATCGCCGGCAAGGGCTGTTTTGCCGTGGCGATGATCGCTGATTTCGACCGCACGCTCAAAGAGGACGGCGGTTTCGGCTATCGCCGACTGCATTGGGAGGCCGGCGCAATCGGCCAGGCGCTCTATCTCTGGGCGAGCGCCATTGGCCTCGCCGGCACGGGGATCGGCTGTTTCTTCGACGATGAGATCCACGTGATGCTGGGCCTGCCGCCAGACGAATACGCCTTTCAGGACCTCTACCACTTCACTGTCGGCGCTGCGCTCGAAGACCAGCGCATGCTGACGCTTCCCGCTTATCCCGAAGCGATGCGCGAGCGAGCATGA